From the genome of Ciona intestinalis chromosome 4, KH, whole genome shotgun sequence:
AacggtaaaataaaaaggtatacCAAACACCACAGCAGTGGTATACCGCATCCGCACGGTACTGCGATATTGCGACAGAACCTAGGCTACCATATTTGGATAAAAAGCACTTGCTAAATAACAGGGAGCCGAAATTACCAATACAGAGAGTTTCCTGGCATTTTGTAGGCCATAGGCATAGAGGAATCCCAATTTCTTGTTAAACCTCATCCATACTGTACGCAATATGAATACGTTTAATTGACTATACCAAAAAGTTATAGGATTTCTGGGAAATAAAGAAACACATTTCGTGAAGTTTTaccaaaatgtattttaaatgaagtcaattgattttttaaaccctGAATTGGTATTCTTGTTTTCATAGTAATTTTTTGTTCCCTTAACTCAAATAaactgtaaattttaaaacataggtAAACAAGTCGGTTAATTTCAGCAAAACCCAATGGCGTCCAAGGGAATTGCGCAACAACAAGatgtaaatagttttaaatcaaGCGCGCCACCATACGTGCGTACTTTTGCACCGGGAAATCCCAACTTCGCCGAAGCGTTACAGATAAATGCCATGTAATGGTGTGACATTTAAAGCTACGACAACTagttaaagtatttttagcTAAGCCAGTTTGGCTTCAATATTGGGTTAATAAGGAACATGTCGATAATTTCGCGTTCGATACCAATTTAAGCGATAAAATCCAGAGCGTGTTTCAAAACCGAGAGCCTATTAGGCTATTAATGAtgcaaacataatttaattgtCCAGCACATGTGCCATGTGTTGAAACGAGGTTAAACAAACACCACTTCGTCCAATTGTGacttttttaatgaataacaAACTTGTTATAGTACTGTGCAAGACAACACTACCGCCTTCGTATCAAGCGAATGCATCtggcttgtttttttttgcattttgaaGTAAATCAATTACTACGGTGTACAGTTTTAACttctaaaaatattagaaaGGCGACAGAACAGAACCATGTATACACGAGATGAGAAGTCAAAAGCAAAGACAAAATTTGCCCGTTGCGTACCTAGCTGTTTGCTATTGCTCTCTTGCGTACCACAGCggcaatatattttatatgttggGGACAGCTAAATAATTAGAACCAGCCAGTCCAACTACAATTTGTGGCAAGATTAACCGTTTGAATTGAACTATTTCTTACGATGAgcaacatattttaaagactcaataaaatattacgtaagtttttttgttgcttGGTGTATTCTATAGCTTCCTTACAGCAATTAATATGCATGTGTTTTTGTAAAGGGCctatttgttataaatatgtgCATGCAAATTAATATGTTATCTGTCAATAAAGTCCATATacgttggggtaatatacttGAACTGGCTATTCTGTACAAGTCCTATACTTTTTTAGCTGCTCTTGTTGGCATCATAGTTTTGTCTTTTGTGTAACTATAACATGTATGTTATAGTATGTACACCATATAATAATATGCTATTTCTTGTCTCATGCTGTTTTACAATCTTTGACAAAAAAGTGCTTAGCGTGCACTAAAAAACATGACTTTTGCTTTTTGccatgtttattgttatttcaTGTTACCAGTGCCATCTACaatgtgtatatttatttttttgctgatattgaatttaaaatggaatatatatatatatatactgtaaatataaacaccaTTTAACGCTTTAATTATTCTTTATAGTTGtacagttttagttttatgttcAGATATGCCTGTATGTGGTGTGCTGTGTCTGCTATGTGGTAATATCCGCTTGATTAGTATTGATTAGATTACTAAGTGGTTACTGTACAGACTGGTACAGCCCATGTTTCCATTCATCCAACTTGTTTCTAAGTTCCATTCAACCAATACTTGGCTTTGTTGACAAAAATATCTGATAGGAAACACATCTTAAGAGAGACCTTTGGTATTTTATTCAAGCTGTAGTCTGCCTCAGGAAGTGTACGGCCAGAAAAGGATATGATGTCATTTAATGTTTGGTCCTATTGCTTTGACCAGTATTGCTTTTAAAGCTTCTCttcatttaatataaattgtagAAATCAAATGTTCTTGGTAATGTTAGGTTAGTTTTTTTCAAGTCTTAGTTATTTTTAGCTAGACGTTAACTGTCGTTTCATAACTTTGTTACGGTTAGCATTAAAACAACCTATGTTTCAGTGATTGTGAAGTTAAGTAACTTTATAATACTTGCAACGATAGGGTTgatgtatttatgttttggtATGCTCTATCGCAGTGATAAGTAAAGTAATgtgacagttgttgtaacatttCTAAGAAATATATCTTTTGCACCACTTGTAAAGTAATTTGGATGATGTATTACTGTTTTAGACTTTAAGTTATTGCTGTTTTAGTTTAGTTCTCCTATAGTTGAATTGtgtaaaaagagaaaacatcTGAATTTGGTAAGTCGAAACGTTTGAGTACTGGTCTACTCACAAGCgtataacttttaaaagtatttgtttgttcactatttttattaattccaTAAACCTATTATCACTAATCACTATgacacttatatatatatatatatatacataagttCTGAATTGCTTTTAGTATATGCTTCATGAAAGGAAAACACCATACATGAGTTTCCATGCTGCATATCAGTTCGCATACCTTACGATAAGCCGCCACAACAAATTAAGCCACACACGCAGGTCTTCTGTTGCTAACGCTAGCttcaaataaagtaaaacGTCAACTCTATTTTCACGTTTAGCGCCGTTCCAAACCCCGCTTAAGATGCGTGAAAACGGCCGGATGTGATAGTTTAATTCTATTTCTAAACGTCACGTATGTGATAAACAGCAGACGCCCGATGCTTAAGCAATCTTAGATAACTGTAGTGACAAATGGATCTAGACACTGCAGTTAATTATACGGTGTAACGGTTTCTCTTCGCCTCAGTGAGGGACGCATTTCTGCGTGCCAACCAAGCGAGTCGGCAGTTTAAGCTTGCTTCAATTTTCGCGAAACTTTTTGAGGTTTGAAGCTTGAGGCGATCCGCCGCGAAAGTTCATCGCCAAAGAAGGAGATACAGCCTTATGTATTAGACCACAGCGATTTAAGGCTGAGGCGCGTACGTTGAACGTGCTGTTATTCTCCCAGTAAAGTCAGCAACAAAATCTTTAAAGTTATGTTTAGATATAAACGACCGCATCAGTATTAAATATGACAGTTACGTTATTGCCAAATATAGATTGGTATTTCACTTTATGTGAACGTGTTATGCACAACGAAAAGATTTTGACTGTTAGTGTCTTTAATTTACCCAGAATCGACTACTAGCGTAAATAAATACTGTGATCAGACCACATAAAGAGAAATTGTAgcttaaattgttttgttcaCCAATAGGCCGTGTCGTGGGCGTTTTAAGGTTTAGTAATAGTGAAGGGAAAGTAACTGCCATGTCGTCAGTGCATTCAAATTCAAATAATGGTGACGGTGTTGTACTTCCTATACGCAGTGCAAAAGAACCGGGGTCAGTGGTTCCAGCGGAAAAGTTCGAATACGAACAAGAGCAGGCGAAGCAAGCTAAAGAACAACTAAACGGGAACACTGGTGGGCTACGTCACGTCAATTCCTTCGAGCCAGTTGTTCCAAGGTGgattatgcaaaaaaataaaactaattacgatatcaatttatatatagtaaaacgTTAGTGCCActgttatttaattatttattacggCGATATAAAGCGATAAAATCTTCTTATATCTCGATTTACAGTTAAACCTGATAATGAGCTGCCTTTACCGCAAAACATGCAGCGAAATATACAACTAAATTTATCATATGTGAGTATATAATAAAGTGTTGTAGCCAATGTTATTATCAAAGCATCATTAAGCGACAGAAGCTCTTTATAACGcgatttaaagttaaacccTGTGGTTACGAACAAAGGAACCGCAAAATATGCAGCGGTCGGCGCAAGAAACGTACAATGCGCCTATTGTAGTAGGATTTTGAAAACACCGATATTGTTGTGTTACACCTTGTACATCTGAAAGATTTCGCTAGTCCGTCATTATGTTCCCGCGGTTAAAGCAAAACGGTCATTGCTTGTTTTGGTGAGTCGCCTTGTGTACACTGCCTGTCATAAACCCATGTTTGACATACTATTGTTGCCCTACCCATTCTCCTATTTAACTGGACCGTGACGGTCACGTGATCAGGGCAAATATTCTAATTCTGGTATCTTTTGTGTTTGAATTAGTATTGCCAGTGATGCAcctacaaaaaaagaaaaaaatgagaaatcTGAACTCTCGTGTTACGGTATCTAGTTTGTTTAACCAATGCGAGGTTGTATTACCCACAAAATTGTAATCCGATAAGCTACTACGGATCCTTAACAACGAGTTGACATGTTATTTAATCTTTGATTGGCAACCGCGTTGTATTTGAATCTTAACTGTGAACACTGTAAGCTCGGTTTCTTGGTCAACTACCCATCactgtttactttatttaaacgaAACGTCCTTGTGATCCACTCCATACAGTTTCAGTTGCCGCGTAACTAACTACGGGGTGCTTACATATTGAGGCAGTTGTACGATCTTAACGCCGGTTTAGGTTTGGACGATTGTGGTGTTGGTTTTGCGGTTGCGAAAATGCTATTTTACGGAAGGAATTTGTACGATTGTAGCGCCAGTTTTAAGTTTCGAAAAATACCATTTTACTAAAAGGATTAGTGGGATTCTTGCCTGTTTTGGGCTTCAAAAAATACTCAGTTACATATTTGCGTCGTTATGTGCTTTAAGTTTTACATGATATATTTACAATCATGCCCCAGGTCAAATTATATGACCGTGCGCTATTTTCGCAAATGCGTGGTAAGTCTATGCATTATCGTTGTAGTTCAGACCGCTGTGGATCAGTTAAAATCAGCCCCAGTAAGAACGTTTAAATCGTAGTTCGCAAAGGTGACCATTACATTGATATTATTGCCAGTTAGAGACGTGTTTTTAAACGTTCACATAATATTAGAGAAAGGAATCGTTTTGAGTTGTGTTGTGACCAGAGTACAGACGTCAATGACCAATAAATGTATTTCGTGCATTGGCTGTGAATTGACATCTGTTATTGCGTGTTTCCGGACTAGGTTTATGACCAAACTGTTTACAATGTATTTTTAGTGTATTAGCATCGTGGCAAAGGCAAAGTCGAGTTCTGAAAAATACGCAAACCATTATTACTATTGTGTTTCAGTTAGTTTACCCTACTTGAAAGCAATTTTGTGGTGTTACCGACTAAGAGCGTTGCTGATATAACAGTCTGCGGTTAGGGCGAGGCCTAGAAATACGCGGGGTTTACGCGCCTAAGTTCCGGCGGTTGTTGGTCGTTTTGCCCGAGTGAATACGGCGGAATGTGGTTGTGGAATTTGTGGACTTGGCAGGTTAGCACGCTCTGTTTGACGCATTCTGTTTGCTCGGCCAAGCGGTGAAAGTTTAAAAGCTCAGACTTACACGTTGTATTGACGTTAGCGTAGAGCTGTAGTGCAGGAAAAATTGTGTAGATTTGAATACGAAATACAACGATGTCTTCGAACGCACATCTGCGTGGCTTTGAACTGAGTGACTCGAATTTATTTCGACGTAGAAAGGAATTAGATAAAGGCCCGGACGGCCAGAGGTATTTTAATTAGCAGATCATGTAACGTTGCTACTAACTTACATCTTTTATGCGAGAGTGTTGCTACTATGGCCTACTTTTGTATCTCTTTATAAGGTCGAATGTATCAAGTGGGTCACGATGCAATATAGACGTATTAGctgttgtattatattataagaTCTTAGGTTACTGTAGGATTATGTATATTAAAGCAAGGTCACTCACCAACCACTGGTGTACAACAAAAGTATTGCTTAACATTGGTATGCATCAATTATAATACGGAATCAATTGTAAAACCCTATGTGAATAATCTGGGTACACATAGTAACATGTTAACTGTTAATAATGCATCAATTTTAAGGGAAAACCATGGGCATTGGGCCATTGGCATTAGGAGCACCATGGTCATTCAAAAGATAGGCTGTACACAAGAACATTTATGGCCTCATATTTAAATGATGTCAATATTTGCAGTGTCAGCATGACGAGCCAACTATCCCAAGCAAGTTGTATTCGATGTAGAGGTGGATTCAGTTCAGATGAACATATGGTCAACTCTAATGGGGAAATATACCATGAAGATTGCTTTGTTTGTGCACAATGCTTCCAGAAGTTTCCAGAAGGATTATTCTATGAggtcataaaaaataatgacacatattttataacgctataaaaaataataacctttGGTTGCGAAGAatgaaaataacaatatttggaagtttttaagaaaaactacacatttgttttaacaaagtttttttacattggTGCCAAACTTAGGCATGCGAGGTAGGGTTAGGCAACTGtggtttttataacttttgaatttttatttatatggaaataaaataacactttttctgttttagttTGAAGGAGTAAAATATTGTGAGCACGACTTCCATATGTTGTTTGCCCCATGTTGTGGAAAATGTGGTAAGTTGGTGTAAACATGGAGCTATGTATGTGCTAATTTGATCTTATTTCTGCAGAGGAGTTTATAATTGGGCGCGTGATCAAAGCCATGAACAACAACTGGCATCCTGAATGTTTCACTTGTAAATTATGCAACACACCTCTTGCTGATGTTGGTTTTGTAAAGAATGCAGGGAGAAGTCTTTGTAGACCTTGCCATAACAGAGAGAAAGCTTTAGGGCTTGGGAAATACGTTTGCAACAAATGCCAGTAAGTTATGGTTAATGTGTTTTCTCACAGTGTGTCCCAAAGGGATTTCTGCAGAATCCAAACAAAAGTTAGCGTTTAAGCATTTGTTTACGGcagaaaatttcaaaaataaaccGTTTAAGCTGTATTAGAAATTAATACCCTCTGTGATAGGATAATCTTCATATAGATATATAAAGATTGGGGAGTTTTTAAGGTCTCTATATCATTACTGTTGTATCAGTGGTGAAATGATGAATGATCAAATTATAACATCGCAATTATCTCTGTTACAGTTCAATCATAGAAGAAGAACCACTTCGTTTCAAAGGAGACCCTTACCACCCTTTCCACTTCAACTGTGACAATTGTGGGTAAGTACAACATCTATTATGTGGAGGGTACCACTTAGAACAAGCCACATATATGGCAACAATCGTAAGCAATATGTTTGTGTAATTTAATGCTTCAACCTCTTTTAACAACgacacaaatattaaacatacacTTATAGCTTTAAGGACCCAATTTCcgaaacaacattaaactttGTGAATGCAAAATACTCGAACAAGACAATTAAACATAGATGTGTAACTGTAGTAAAGTACAGTTCTGTTCATTGCACAAAAATGTATCCTGTTAAGTCGCCAAGGCATATGTTTTATGCATTTAATCAAGagaaaagtaaaagaaaacCATTTTAGTTATGTGTGGCATATCAAAAGTTTAATAACCACTGCTTTAAATCTTCAGAAAAGAATTAACAGCAGAGGCACGAGAGTTACGAGGTGAACTGTACTGCCTGCCATGCCACGATAAACAAGGAATCCCTATCTGTGGAGCATGCAGGAGACCTATTGAGGAGAGAGTGGTCAGTGCAATGGGAAAGCATTGGTAAGGCTGTTCAATGTAATGGCACTGTTGTAGTGGATTTTAACAAATCACTAAAGGTGTTAATGTCCTATCGTCTTGAAAtaactttacatttaaatgaaaGAACAATCCTGTGCAAATGTTAAGGCTTGTTTGATGAAAAAAAGTTCATCTTgttcttatatttttaataataaaaatatggcttaaagtaatgtatttttatacctaTGTTATCGTTTTGGTCAggaaatatagttttatgtgttttaaggGAGATTTTATTGACAATGTTCCATTTCAAAGGCATGTGGAGCACTTTGTATGCGCACAGTGTGAGAAACCATTCCTTGGACAAAAACATTATGAAAAGAATGGTCACGCTTATTGTGAGCTTCATTATAACCAACTCTTCGGGGACGTATGCTATCATTGCAATGGTGTTATTGATGGAGATGGTAAGTATAgaatatagttatatatatatatatatatatatattgagaACGTATGTGTGTGGTTTATGTATGTATGTGGTGAATTAGTTTCTGTGCCCATAAACCACTTACCTCAGGGACCACAGAATTTATAatgttgtaaaagtttttgccaaatttataaattttaatacttaacatatatattttttttaatgtaatgacctatatatatatatataatattattttattttatttaaaagtcgCCAAATTTTGGGTTATGTGTCACTGTCTCAGTATTGTTAAGTATATTTGGTTTGAGCTTTCTGTATTGTACAAATCCAGGCCCTCACATAGTCATATTAACTTTGCCCTTTGTTTAAACTAACTTAATATTCCCAGTTGTTTCTGCCCTTAACAAATCCTGGTGTGTGAAACACTTCCAATGTACTTGCTGCAACACCAAACTAACACtcaagtaagttttaaacagtttcatAATATGTTTTTCGAAAAGCTTCTTTTAAATTGCATGAAAAAATATCTATACCATAGATTGAACAGAAAGTCTGCAGCTCAAAATACACATATTATTGTGGTTTCTCTGTTATATATTACTGGAGCAATGGTATATTCATTATGCATATCATATGTCATATCTGCTAGGGCCTGAGAGTAATTTATGGCCACCCTTCAATAGTAAACCTGCTTGCAATATTGCAAGTTAGGTTAGAAGTAATCAATGGGGTAGATAATtggttaaatatataaatatcctatGGTCTAACATTTTAAGGTTTgcaaaaagaattaaaaactcCGAAAAaccgttttaattttatacctTGTTATTTTCAGGAACAAATTTGTGGAGTATGACATGAAACCAGTTTGTAGGAAATGTTATGAAAAATTTCCACTCGAGCTGAAAAAGAGACTAAAGAAAGCTGCAGAGTCTGAGAAAAAATAATCTCAACTCACTATGGGACTGTGACACCCATTACCTGTACTCCATGTAAAACACTGCACGTGTATGGCTGGCATATTTAAATCACCGAATTTCTAGCCACActgctttgtattttttatgttataaccaagaatgtattaaaactatgACGTATGTAACACATTGTTGTAACTTTTGCTGGTGACTTCCTATTACTTGATTAACTTattttgtcaaatattttattatcaaTGCTGCTGTTTCCACTTAACTCAAAAGCGTTTATGAAAT
Proteins encoded in this window:
- the LOC100184812 gene encoding LIM and senescent cell antigen-like-containing domain protein 1 isoform X2, with translation MSSNAHLRGFELSDSNLFRRRKELDKGPDGQSVSMTSQLSQASCIRCRGGFSSDEHMVNSNGEIYHEDCFVCAQCFQKFPEGLFYEFEGVKYCEHDFHMLFAPCCGKCEEFIIGRVIKAMNNNWHPECFTCKLCNTPLADVGFVKNAGRSLCRPCHNREKALGLGKYVCNKCHSIIEEEPLRFKGDPYHPFHFNCDNCGKELTAEARELRGELYCLPCHDKQGIPICGACRRPIEERVVSAMGKHWHVEHFVCAQCEKPFLGQKHYEKNGHAYCELHYNQLFGDVCYHCNGVIDGDVVSALNKSWCVKHFQCTCCNTKLTLKNKFVEYDMKPVCRKCYEKFPLELKKRLKKAAESEKK
- the LOC100184812 gene encoding LIM and senescent cell antigen-like-containing domain protein 1 isoform X1; translated protein: MSSVHSNSNNGDGVVLPIRSAKEPGSVVPAEKFEYEQEQAKQAKEQLNGNTGGLRHVNSFEPVVPSVSMTSQLSQASCIRCRGGFSSDEHMVNSNGEIYHEDCFVCAQCFQKFPEGLFYEFEGVKYCEHDFHMLFAPCCGKCEEFIIGRVIKAMNNNWHPECFTCKLCNTPLADVGFVKNAGRSLCRPCHNREKALGLGKYVCNKCHSIIEEEPLRFKGDPYHPFHFNCDNCGKELTAEARELRGELYCLPCHDKQGIPICGACRRPIEERVVSAMGKHWHVEHFVCAQCEKPFLGQKHYEKNGHAYCELHYNQLFGDVCYHCNGVIDGDVVSALNKSWCVKHFQCTCCNTKLTLKNKFVEYDMKPVCRKCYEKFPLELKKRLKKAAESEKK
- the LOC100184812 gene encoding LIM and senescent cell antigen-like-containing domain protein 1 isoform X3 — its product is MTSQLSQASCIRCRGGFSSDEHMVNSNGEIYHEDCFVCAQCFQKFPEGLFYEFEGVKYCEHDFHMLFAPCCGKCEEFIIGRVIKAMNNNWHPECFTCKLCNTPLADVGFVKNAGRSLCRPCHNREKALGLGKYVCNKCHSIIEEEPLRFKGDPYHPFHFNCDNCGKELTAEARELRGELYCLPCHDKQGIPICGACRRPIEERVVSAMGKHWHVEHFVCAQCEKPFLGQKHYEKNGHAYCELHYNQLFGDVCYHCNGVIDGDVVSALNKSWCVKHFQCTCCNTKLTLKNKFVEYDMKPVCRKCYEKFPLELKKRLKKAAESEKK